One part of the Buchnera aphidicola (Ceratovacuna keduensis) genome encodes these proteins:
- the rplL gene encoding 50S ribosomal protein L7/L12, with protein MSISKKKIVKEIENMSVKNVMNLISKLEKKFNISSEDISKNENTSKIKKEKEKTEFNILLKSIGSNKISVIKAIRSITNLGLKESKDLVDSAPVIVKENISKKESEDLKNILEKSGATVEIK; from the coding sequence ATGTCAATAAGTAAAAAAAAAATAGTTAAAGAAATAGAAAATATGTCTGTAAAAAATGTTATGAATCTTATTTCAAAATTAGAAAAAAAATTTAATATATCTTCTGAAGACATATCCAAAAATGAAAATACATCAAAAATAAAAAAAGAAAAAGAAAAAACAGAATTTAACATATTATTAAAATCAATAGGATCTAATAAAATATCAGTTATAAAAGCAATAAGAAGTATAACTAATTTAGGATTAAAAGAATCTAAAGATTTAGTAGATTCAGCTCCAGTAATTGTAAAAGAAAATATAAGCAAAAAAGAATCAGAAGATTTAAAAAATATATTAGAAAAATCAGGAGCAACAGTAGAAATAAAATAA
- the rplJ gene encoding 50S ribosomal protein L10: MILNIEKKKKLVEKISNFIKKAQSAIIINFSKITANEINYLRKISSKKDIIIKIIKNTLLKISIKNTQFECLKKKIKGPTLIAYSIKHPGSAARLFKKFEKKNPNFKAIIGSFEGKIISISELSTMPTYKESIIKLINFLKEICIIRLIKTINIIKNKKQNKIVN; this comes from the coding sequence ATGATATTAAATATAGAAAAAAAAAAAAAATTAGTAGAAAAAATATCTAATTTTATTAAAAAAGCACAATCAGCAATTATAATTAATTTTTCTAAAATAACTGCAAATGAAATAAACTATTTAAGAAAAATATCTTCAAAAAAAGATATAATAATAAAAATTATAAAAAATACTTTATTAAAAATATCTATAAAGAATACACAATTTGAATGTTTAAAAAAAAAAATAAAAGGTCCCACTTTAATAGCATATTCTATAAAACATCCTGGAAGTGCTGCAAGATTATTTAAAAAATTTGAAAAAAAAAATCCTAATTTTAAAGCTATAATTGGATCGTTTGAAGGAAAAATAATATCTATATCAGAATTATCTACTATGCCTACATATAAAGAATCAATAATTAAATTAATAAATTTTTTAAAAGAAATATGCATAATTAGATTAATAAAAACAATCAATATAATAAAAAATAAAAAACAAAATAAAATTGTAAATTAG
- the rplA gene encoding 50S ribosomal protein L1, with protein sequence MKSNTKRMKKIFNIIKKKKIYKIEECIKTLKKFPKTKFIESLDISINLNIDTKKHDQNIKNTVILPHGLGKKIRVLVFTQGKNVELAKKAKADYIYQENIKNIKKKIKNFDIVISSPDSMKIVGKLGYILGPRGLMPNIKFGTITNNIFDTIKKIKNGQIKYKNDKNGIIHTSIGKINFTNKQIKENFFALIKSLNKAKPSKIKGEFFKKIYLSTTMGGSILINHYDL encoded by the coding sequence ATGAAAAGTAATACTAAAAGAATGAAAAAAATATTTAATATAATAAAAAAAAAAAAAATATACAAAATTGAAGAATGTATAAAAACATTAAAAAAATTTCCAAAAACTAAATTTATAGAAAGTTTAGATATTTCTATTAATTTAAATATAGATACAAAAAAACATGATCAAAATATAAAAAACACAGTAATTCTTCCTCATGGATTAGGAAAAAAAATTAGAGTTTTAGTATTTACACAAGGAAAAAATGTAGAATTAGCAAAAAAAGCAAAAGCAGATTACATTTATCAAGAAAATATAAAAAATATTAAAAAAAAAATAAAAAATTTTGATATAGTAATATCTTCTCCTGACTCTATGAAAATAGTAGGAAAATTAGGATATATATTAGGTCCTAGAGGTCTTATGCCAAATATAAAATTTGGAACTATAACAAATAATATATTTGATACTATAAAAAAAATAAAAAATGGACAAATAAAATACAAAAACGATAAAAATGGAATAATACATACTTCTATAGGAAAAATAAACTTTACTAATAAACAGATAAAAGAAAATTTTTTTGCACTTATAAAATCTTTAAATAAAGCAAAACCTTCCAAAATAAAAGGTGAATTTTTTAAAAAAATTTATTTATCTACTACAATGGGTGGATCCATATTAATAAATCATTATGATTTATAA
- the rplK gene encoding 50S ribosomal protein L11, which yields MKKKIQSYIKLQVLSGMANPSPPVGPALGQKGINIMEFCKSFNEKTKNLEKGIPIPVIISVFSDKTFKFITKTPPASILLKKIAKINKGSGKNKIEKIGKVTKKQIQEISKIKMKDMNSNNINKIALSIIGTAKSIGLIIED from the coding sequence ATGAAAAAAAAAATACAAAGTTACATAAAATTACAAGTATTGTCAGGTATGGCAAATCCCAGTCCACCGGTAGGCCCAGCTTTAGGACAAAAAGGAATAAATATTATGGAATTTTGTAAAAGTTTTAATGAAAAAACTAAAAATTTAGAAAAAGGAATTCCAATACCAGTAATAATATCTGTTTTTTCTGATAAAACTTTTAAATTTATTACTAAAACTCCTCCTGCATCTATATTATTAAAAAAAATAGCAAAAATAAACAAAGGATCTGGAAAAAATAAAATAGAAAAAATAGGTAAAGTAACAAAAAAACAAATACAAGAAATATCAAAAATAAAAATGAAAGATATGAATAGTAATAATATAAATAAAATAGCACTTTCTATAATAGGAACTGCTAAATCTATAGGTTTAATAATAGAAGACTAA
- the secE gene encoding preprotein translocase subunit SecE, which translates to MKKKNNKKIKIFIIILFLSLEILSLLYFYINKNFNSKILFLVFSSFTLIFLTKNVIKQYEILKFIKETKLELEKIEWPKKKEIFYISIIIIFLTTIISIILWIIDNILFYIISKIICIRL; encoded by the coding sequence ATGAAAAAAAAAAATAATAAAAAAATTAAAATATTTATAATAATATTATTTTTATCTTTAGAAATTTTATCATTATTATATTTTTATATAAACAAAAATTTTAATAGTAAAATACTATTTTTAGTTTTTTCTTCTTTTACATTAATATTTTTAACAAAAAATGTAATAAAACAATATGAAATATTAAAATTTATAAAAGAAACTAAATTAGAACTAGAAAAAATAGAATGGCCAAAAAAAAAGGAAATATTTTACATATCTATAATAATAATATTTTTAACTACTATAATATCAATTATTTTATGGATAATAGATAATATATTATTTTACATAATATCAAAAATTATTTGTATAAGGTTATAA
- a CDS encoding methylenetetrahydrofolate reductase: protein MNNNIEDIYENYINFKNKINISFEMFPYSNNLSKKKFNNSFLKLCKIKPDFFSITCSQNYGGNYKTYNLIKKIKKKTKTEIIPHFTCLGYSKTEIKNIAINYWNLGIRKILALRGDNFSNKLNNIFSNASDFVYELKKIKDFKIFVAAYPEIHPESKNKKEDIYNLKKKFDNGANRAITQFFFNVDNYLKFRDECFNYGIKKEIIPGILPIYDLFQLKKFASMTNVYVPKFIYNIFNSIKNNSNSYKIISSIILMNIINKLFLEGVRSFHFYTLNRADIVFSIGYLLKIKKNNFSSIIQ, encoded by the coding sequence ATGAATAATAATATAGAAGATATATATGAAAATTATATAAATTTTAAAAATAAAATAAATATTTCTTTTGAAATGTTTCCATACTCTAATAATCTTTCTAAGAAAAAGTTTAATAATAGTTTTTTGAAACTTTGTAAAATAAAACCTGATTTTTTTTCTATTACTTGTAGTCAAAATTATGGAGGAAATTATAAAACTTATAATTTAATAAAAAAAATTAAAAAAAAAACTAAAACAGAAATTATACCTCATTTTACGTGTTTAGGATATTCTAAAACAGAAATAAAAAATATTGCAATTAATTATTGGAACTTAGGAATTAGAAAAATATTAGCATTAAGAGGAGATAATTTTTCTAATAAACTAAACAATATTTTTTCAAATGCTTCAGATTTTGTTTATGAATTAAAAAAAATAAAAGATTTTAAAATTTTTGTTGCTGCTTATCCTGAAATTCATCCAGAATCTAAAAATAAAAAAGAAGATATATATAATTTAAAGAAAAAGTTTGATAATGGAGCTAATAGAGCTATTACACAATTTTTTTTTAATGTAGACAATTATCTTAAATTTAGAGACGAATGTTTTAACTATGGAATTAAAAAAGAAATAATTCCTGGAATATTACCTATATATGATTTATTTCAATTAAAAAAATTTGCTAGTATGACGAATGTTTATGTTCCTAAATTTATTTATAACATTTTTAATTCTATAAAAAATAATTCTAATTCTTATAAAATAATTAGTAGTATAATATTAATGAATATTATTAATAAATTATTTTTAGAAGGAGTTAGATCTTTTCATTTTTATACTTTAAATAGAGCAGATATTGTTTTTTCAATAGGATATTTATTAAAAATTAAAAAAAATAATTTTAGTAGTATTATACAATAA
- a CDS encoding argininosuccinate synthase, with the protein MIKSKSIKKVVLAYSGGLDTSVIIPWIKENYKSEVIAFVANVGQSKNDLNDIKKKAIMLGASKCYVEDLRKEFIKNYIYPLLHSGSIYENNYLLGTAIARPIIAKKQVELAIKINADALCHGSTGKGNDQIRFESVYVSLAPNLKIISPWREWNLKSRIDLLKYLKNKKIKTNYNKKKIYSKDENIFHVSTEGGLLEDVWNSSEKKDIWSLTKDPLESEEKPKYLKIKMLNGYIKSINNKKFSLLKSFKKLNKLGSIHGIGRIDFVENRLVGIKSRGCYETPGGTIISKIVQSIDQLVLDRDCMRWKNVIGSEFSYLIYDGKLFTPFGKILKKNIKFYSKFITGTVLIRLYKGNVVVLKKKSIKSLYSKKFSTFNNSNFSYKHSDADGFIKLFTMPYLVRSIKKNIKLKK; encoded by the coding sequence ATGATAAAAAGTAAAAGTATAAAAAAAGTAGTTTTAGCTTATTCAGGAGGTTTAGATACTTCTGTAATAATACCTTGGATAAAAGAAAATTATAAATCTGAAGTAATAGCTTTTGTTGCAAATGTAGGACAATCTAAAAATGATCTTAATGATATAAAAAAAAAAGCTATTATGTTAGGAGCTAGTAAATGTTATGTAGAAGATCTAAGAAAAGAATTTATAAAAAATTATATATATCCATTGCTTCATTCAGGATCTATATATGAAAATAATTATTTGTTAGGAACAGCTATAGCAAGACCTATAATAGCAAAAAAACAAGTTGAATTAGCAATTAAAATCAATGCTGATGCATTATGTCATGGATCTACAGGAAAAGGAAATGATCAAATAAGATTTGAAAGTGTTTATGTATCGTTAGCGCCAAATCTAAAAATAATATCTCCTTGGAGAGAATGGAATTTAAAATCTAGAATTGATTTATTAAAATATTTAAAAAATAAAAAAATAAAAACAAACTATAATAAAAAAAAAATTTATAGTAAAGATGAAAATATATTTCATGTTTCTACAGAAGGCGGATTATTAGAAGATGTTTGGAACTCTTCAGAAAAAAAAGATATATGGTCTCTAACTAAAGATCCTTTAGAATCTGAGGAAAAACCTAAATATTTAAAGATAAAAATGTTAAATGGATATATAAAAAGTATCAACAATAAAAAATTTTCATTATTAAAGAGTTTTAAAAAATTAAATAAATTAGGATCTATTCATGGCATAGGAAGAATTGATTTTGTTGAAAATAGATTAGTAGGAATAAAGTCAAGAGGTTGTTATGAGACTCCTGGAGGAACTATAATATCAAAAATAGTTCAATCTATAGATCAATTAGTATTAGATAGAGATTGTATGAGATGGAAAAATGTTATAGGTTCAGAATTTTCTTATTTGATATATGATGGAAAATTGTTTACACCTTTTGGAAAAATTTTAAAAAAAAATATAAAATTTTATTCTAAATTTATTACAGGAACTGTTTTAATAAGATTATATAAAGGAAATGTAGTTGTTTTAAAGAAAAAATCTATAAAATCTTTATATTCAAAAAAATTTTCTACTTTTAATAACAGTAATTTTTCTTATAAACATAGTGATGCGGATGGATTTATAAAGTTGTTTACTATGCCATATTTAGTAAGATCTATAAAAAAAAATATTAAATTAAAAAAATAA